From one Dermacentor variabilis isolate Ectoservices chromosome 3, ASM5094787v1, whole genome shotgun sequence genomic stretch:
- the LOC142575860 gene encoding uncharacterized protein LOC142575860 isoform X6 translates to MPFGCLVCFASTSERGARPRCPAGETARSVTRRDQRLAAARRRGGGNVTAHSKWQLDGRPGESPAAANNGSSRARSCRRVSCPRNRALRALHVKKNLADRSRTTSEHHDHQGSHLVGWPCMQQLVVTNLFYHHQVTTPGDNIR, encoded by the exons ATGCCGTTTGGATGCTTGGTATGCTTTGCCTCCACTTCG GAGCGCGGTGCGAGACCTCGCTGCCCTGCGGGCGAAACGGCGCGGTCGGTGACGCGTCGCGATCAACGGTTGGCTGCTGCCCGACGACGCGGCGGCGGCAACGTGACAGCGCACAGCAAGTGGCAGCTGGATGGGCGCCCGGGAGAGTCACCGGCAGCCGCGAACAATGGCTCCTCTCGGGCGCGCAGTTGCCGTCGGGTTTCCTGTCCTCGGAATAGGGCTCTGCGTGCCTTGC ATGTAAAGAAAAACCTTGCTGACCGGTCCCGGACAACCAGCGAGCACCATGATCACCAAGGCAGTCACTTAGTAGGCTGGCCGTGCATGCAACAACTGGTGGTGACCAACCTGTTTTATCACCATCAGGTGACAACGCCAGGCGACAACATCAGGTGA
- the LOC142575860 gene encoding uncharacterized protein LOC142575860 isoform X7, translating to MPFGCLVCFASTSERGARPRCPAGETARSVTRRDQRLAAARRRGGGNVTAHSKWQLDGRPGESPAAANNGSSRARSCRRVSCPRNRALRALHVKKNLADRSRTTSEHHDHQGSHLVGWPCMQQLVVTNLFYHHQVTTPGDNIS from the exons ATGCCGTTTGGATGCTTGGTATGCTTTGCCTCCACTTCG GAGCGCGGTGCGAGACCTCGCTGCCCTGCGGGCGAAACGGCGCGGTCGGTGACGCGTCGCGATCAACGGTTGGCTGCTGCCCGACGACGCGGCGGCGGCAACGTGACAGCGCACAGCAAGTGGCAGCTGGATGGGCGCCCGGGAGAGTCACCGGCAGCCGCGAACAATGGCTCCTCTCGGGCGCGCAGTTGCCGTCGGGTTTCCTGTCCTCGGAATAGGGCTCTGCGTGCCTTGC ATGTAAAGAAAAACCTTGCTGACCGGTCCCGGACAACCAGCGAGCACCATGATCACCAAGGCAGTCACTTAGTAGGCTGGCCGTGCATGCAACAACTGGTGGTGACCAACCTGTTTTATCACCATCAGGTGACAACGCCAGGCGACAACATCAG